The genomic region TAGCAATAGAAACAGGTAGAAACGGGGCATGGAGTAGGTTGGAATGGATGGCTCCAAGATAGATAGAATAGGCAGGCAATAGGTTGTGCGAGGCCGTAAACGGGGGGCGTTTTCGACCAAGCTAGGGGGCTTTTCGACCAAAATCCCAGGCTGCCGCTACTACGCGGCTATTTCTTCCACCACCGGCAATGGCCGCCGGGCCTGCCGGTAGGCGTAAGCGGCGTTCAGGGCCACGCCCAGCAGCACCAGCGCCATGCCCAGGTAGGAGGGAAGGCCGAAGGTTTCGCCGAAGAACGTGTAGCCCAGCCCCAGCGCGTACACCAGCCCCAGGTAGTCGAGGCTGCTGATGGAGGCCAGCGAGCCGGCCTGGTAAGCCTTGGTTTTGTACACCTGCGACACTTGCGTGAGCAGGCCGATGAGCAGCAGCAAACCCCAGTCGTGCCAGCCGACGGGCGTGGTCCAGCGCAGCAGGCAGTAGGCAGCGCAGAACGGCAGCACCACCAGCTGCGAGTAGAGCACCGTCACGAGCGGGTGGGCGCGGTTGCCGAGGCGGCGGATGGCATTGTAGGCCAGCCCGGCGCACAGCCCGGAGGCCACGCTCAGGGCCAGATACAGCGGCGCGATGCGTGTATCCACGCCTTTCACCACCACCACGCCCGCAAACGACACCAGGAAAAACACCCACTGCCAGGGCCGCACCTGCTCCTTCACCAGAAAAATTCCCAGAATAGCCGTGAATATCGGGGCCAGGTACTGCAGCGTAACGGCCGAGGCCAGTGGCAGCACTTGCAGGGTGTAGAAGTACAGCGCCAGCCCCAAAGCCCCTGTCGCGCCGCGCGAAACCAGGTAGAAGCGCGTGCCCGGCTCGCCCCAGGGCCGCACCCGCAGCTGCCGTAGCGCGCCGTAGCTGAGCGCCAACGACAGCACTGACCGGAAGAAAATAATTTCCAGTGGCGGCAGGTGGGGCAGCATCTTCACGCACACATTCAGTAGCGCAAATGCCAGGGTGCTGAGCAGCATGTAACGGACGCCGGGCGTGAGCATGGAGCAAGATAAGAAGTTGCGGAAGCTGCCAGCCACGCCGCCGATAATTCGTCAGCCTAAAAAGCAGCAACCTGTTTCGAGCTGGCAGAACGATTCGGGCGGCGCGGGTGTCGTAAGTTGCCGGCCCGTTGGGCGGGATTTTGCCCTTTGCTAGCTGCTATGAACTCCTTCGAGAAGAAAAAGAAATTCTACACCCCCGCCGAGGCTCTGCAGAAGATTGCCGCCTTCTGCGCCTACCAGGAGCGCAACCAGAAAGAGGTGGAAAGCAAGCTGCGCGAGTACGGCCTCGACGAAGATGAGGCCGGCGAAATTATCATCAAACTAAGCCGCGAAAATCTGCTCGACGAGGAGCGCTTCGCCAAAGCCTACGTGCGCGGCCACTACCGCACCAAGAAGTGGGGCCGCCGCCGCATTGTGCAGGAGCTGAAGCAAAAGGGTATTTCCGACTACTGCATCAAGTCGGGCCTCAAGGAAATCGACGGCGACGAGTACTACCAGAACCTGGTGGACGTGCTGGAAAAAAAGGACCGCCAGGAAAAGGAGCGCAACCCGCGCCTGCGCCGCCAGAAAATTCAGCTCTTCCTCACCGGCAAAGGCTTCGAGCAGGACCTGATAAAAATGGCCCTCGACGACCTGGGCAAAGCTCCGGAAGAGGACGACGACGAATAGAACGAACGAAAAAGACCGTCATGCGGAGCGAAGCATCTCGCCAGTGGCAACTGGCGAGATACTTCGCTCCGCATGACGGTCCTGAGTATCGTTCTGTTCTACCGTTGCGCCGGCCGTAGCGGGTTCTGCATTTGCTTGGTGAGCACCACGCGGCGGCCGGTCATGGTTTCGAGCATGGGGCGCAGGATCTGCTGGGCGTTCTGCTCGGTCTGGGCCAGAATGCCCGATTGCAGGGCGGCGCGGCGCACGTTGGCTTCGGCGTACTTGTAGCCGGCATCCACCAGCTCGGCATCCTGAAAAAAGCCGTTTTCCACGCTGAATACGCGGCTCTGGCTGTGGTCTACCTGCCAGGTGCACAGCTCGGCGGCGGGCAGCGCCACCCGCACCACCGAGTCGCCTTCAAACACTACGTCTTGGGCGCGCACCTTGCGCAGATCCAGGCAGCCGATGGCGTTGCCGGCCACAATGAGGGCCACTTTGGCGTCGGGCAGAAAGCGGTAGGTGCTTTTCTTGTACTCCACCACGTCCTTGAACTGGTAGCGCACCAGCTCCAGCCGGCCCAGGCTTTCCACTTTCTGCAGCACCGTGTTGTGCGTGACTGTGACGCGTGGTGTGGGGTTGAGCGGGTTTTCCAGCTCGCTGAGGGCCGGGCCGATTTTCGTCCAGAGAAACCAGCCCAGCCCCAGCAGAAACAACAGCGGCAGCAAACGGCGAATCAGGAGGGGCAGCGACATGCAAAGCAGGAATTAGAGGAGCAGTAGCCGCCGTATACGCGAAACCGGCCGGTTGCGCCGGCCGGCCCCGCTAGTGCCCAGCCGGCCACCACGCGCTAAGGGCCCCGAACCGCTGCCGGAAGCCTGCCCAGCCCTGCAGGCCGCCGGTGTGCACCGCCACCACCGTGCTGCCCGGCCGGAAATAGTTCTGCCGCAGCAAATCCAGCACGCCCCACAGCAGCTTGCCGGTGTAAATAGGGTCCAGAAGCACGCCGTGGCGGGCCTCAAATTCCTGGATGAAGCGCAGCAGCTCCGGCGAAAACCGCGCGTAGCCACCCAGGTGGTAGTCGGTGCGCAGGTCGTAGTTGGGGAAGGTGCGGCCGGTGGCGGCTTGCGTGAGGGTGTCTATTTCACCGCGCAGAAAGCCACCGTTCTTCAAAGCCGCCACGCCAACGGCCTGCTGGTGCGGCGCCAGGCCCGTGAGCAGCCCGGCCAGCGTGCCGCCCGTGCCGCAGGCCACGCACAGGTAGTCGAAGTCGGTTTCCGCCTGCAGCTCCGTCACCAGCTCGGCGCAGCCGGGCAGGGCCAGCGCGTTGGAGCCGCCCTCCGGCACCACGTAGGCCGGGCCGGTTTCCCGGAGTAACTCCCGCAGGAAATCCGGCTCGGCTTTGCGGCGGTAGGCTTCGCGGCTGAGGTAACGCAGCGCCATGCCATCGGCGGCGGCGCGAGCCAGGGTGGGGTTGAGGGGCGCGGTTTCTTCGCCCCGAATGAGGCCAATGGTGCGCAGGCCGGTGATGCGGCCGGCGGCGGCCACGGCGGCAATGTGGTTGGAAAAGGCCCCACCAAAAGTCAGCAGCGTATGATGGCCCTGTCGCTGGGCTTCCGCGAGGTTGTACTTCAGCTTGCGCCACTTGTTGCCGGGTAGCTCCGGGTGCGCAAGGTCGTCGCGCAGGAGAAGCAGGCGGGCGTTGTAGTCGGTGGGGATTTCCTGGAGGAGCATACGGGGTTTCTCGCAGTGTTGCGCAGTGAAAAAACGCAGTGTCTCGCAGAATTCAGGCGTCAGAACACTGCGCAACACTGCGTTTTTTCACTGCGCAACACTGCGAGAAATTTACACCACCGCCGGGGCTGTTTCCGGCTGCCGCACGGTGTACACCACCAAGCCCAGCAGCACCACAATCAGCAGCACCGACGACACCAGCGACACGGTGTTGCCGATGGCGTATTCCGTGGGCTCAAACTTGAACTCGATGGTGTGGGTGCCGGCCGGCACGGGCATGGCGCGCAGCACGTAGTTGGCCCGCACGTGCGGTACCAGCTTGCCGTCAAGGTAGGCGTTCCAGCCGTCGGCGTAGTAGATTTCCGAGAACACCGCAAAGGCATCGGCGGTGGCCGTAGCGCGGTATTTCAGGGCGTCGGGCGAGTAGTCGGTCAGGGTGATGGTGGAGCCGGGCGCGCTGAAGCTGGTTTTGGCGAGCGGGAATTTGGCCACGTCCACTACTGCGGCGGTAGCCACGCTCAGGTTGCTGAGGGCCGCAATTTCCTGGTCGGGCGTCTGTACTTTCTGGATTTCGTTGACGAACCACGCGTTGCCCAGCGCGCCGGGGTTGCGCTGCACCTGTTCGGGCTGGCTGGGTTGGCCCTGTTGGCCGGGCTGGCCGGGCAGAATCACGTAGCGCGTGTTCAGCATGCTCAGCACCTGGGTGTTGTTCTGCGAAATCTGCCGGTCAATCAAATCCTGGTAGCGGCGCAGCTTGGCGCCGTGGTAGCCCCCGATGCTCTTGTGGAAGTACGAGGTGTTAGCCTCGTTGAACGGGTTGGCCGTGTTCAGCACCCGGTAGCTCTTGTCCTTATCCTGCAGAATCTGTTGGTCGGCGGCCGTGGGCACAAACTGCTGGGCGATGGTTTCGCGCTGGAAGTTGTTGTCGTTGAGGTAGCGCTTATCCACGCCCCACAAATCCACCAGCGTGAGCAACCCTACCAGCGCCGCTGCCATGCCGGCCGACACCTTGCGCTGCAGATAGAACCACAGCGCCCCGAAAGCCAGGGCAATGAAGATGATCGAGCGGAACACGTCGGAGCGCAGCAAAGAGGCCCGGTCCTGGCGCAGCGCGTCCAGCGGGAAGCCCTGCTGCTGCAGCTGCGCATCAATCGGCGACGAGAAATCGGCACCCAGCCCGATCACTAGGGCCAGCAGGCACACGCCCACCGTAATGCCGCCAGCCAGCAGCAGCTTGCGCTTGAGGTCGGCAGTTTCGGGGGCGTCGGTGGTGGTGGCGCCGGCCAGGGCGGCCAGGCTGGGGTGGGTGCTGGCGCCGGCTACCGGCAGCCCGGCGGCGCGGCTCCGCAGCACGCGGGCCAAAGCCAGCACGGCCAGCAGCGGCATGGCCAGCTGCGCAATTACCAGGGCCATGCTCACCGAGCGGAACTTGTTGTAGCCCGGGAAGTAGTCGAACATCAGGTAGTTGAATGTCTCGAAGTTCTTGCCCCAGGCCAGCACGATGGACAGGATAGTGCCCACCAGCAGCCACAGGCGCGTGCGGCGGTCGGCCACGAACAAGCCCAGCACAAACAGGAAGCACACGATGGCGCCCACGTACACCGGCCCGCTCGTCACGGGCTGGTCGCCCCAGTAAGTAGGCATGGCCTTGAGGTACTCCGACAGCTGCCCGGTAGGTACGCCCAGTCCAGTTAAAGCCTGGCCGGTGGCTGAATCATCAGAAAGCTTGGTCTGGGAGGCGCCGCCGTAGAAGTTGGGTACCAGTAGCGTGATGGTTTCGCCCACGCCGTAGCTCCACCCGAAGGCGTAGTCCCGGTCGAGGCCGGATCCGCCGACGGCATCGTCGCCGGAAGCGGGAGCCGCGGCGGGCTGGCCGGGCGCGGTAGGCGGGGGCGTCGTCAGCTCCGACTTGCCGCGGATGCTGTACTTGCCGTATTCGATGGTGGTGTAGAGGCGACCAAAGCTCACGCCCACGGCTAGCAGCGCCGCCACGCCCAGCAGGGCCGTGCGGCTCAGGAAGTCGGGCAAACGCTTTTCGCGGGCCGCGTACACCAGCTCCACCACCCCAAACACCAGCACCAGCAGCAGCAGGTAGTAGGTAATCTGCAGGTGGTTGGCGCGGATGTTCATGGCCAGACCCACCGCAAATAGGCCCGTTCCCAGCCACTTATTACGCCGGAATGCCACCAGCAGCCCTGCCAGCACCACCGGCGCGTAGGCCAGGGCCAGGCTCTTGGTGTTGTGGCCGGCGGCCAGAATCACGAGGTTGTAGCTGGTGAAGCCCAGGGCAATGGCGCCCACGCCGCTCACCACCGGCGAGAGGCCCAGCGCCACAAACAGCACGTAGCCGCACACCAGCGCCAGAAACAGGTTGGCCACCACCGCCGGCAGCCCCAGCGTGAAAATCTTCTGCAGATAGATGCTCAAATCGCCGGGGAAGCGCGTGCTGATCAGGTAGGTCGGCATTCCCGAGAACATGGAATTGGTCCAGAGCGCCTCCTTATCAGTGGCCTCGCGGTACATCTGTGCCTCGTGGGCCCCGCCGTTGAACTGCACGATGTCGTGCTGGCTGAGCGTCTTGCCATCGAACACGATGGGGGAGAAGTATAGCACGGCCAACGCCAGAAACACCAGCACCGCCGCCAAGTGGGGCAGCACCCGCCGCCACAGCGGCACCGCAACAGGCGCCACGGCCGGCGCAGAGAAAACAGTCGTCATTCAGGAGGAAAGTAGGGGCGAAAACTGCCCGAAGGTAACAAGGAAACCCGACGGGAACCTCACATTCGCCTCACCCCCTAGCCCCCTCTCCTGCAGAGAGGGGGGACTAGCTGTAGTCGCCTCACCCCCTAGCCCCCTCTCCTGCAGAGAGGGGGGACTAGCTGTAGTCGCCTCACCCCCTAACCCCCTCTCCTGTAGAGAGGGGAGACTAACCTTAGTTCTAGCGCTACACTGCTCCTTGCCTTTGGGAGAAGGGGACCGGGAGGATGAGGCACCTAGAGCTAGAAAACTACAGACTAGTTTCCCTCTCCACGGGAGAGGGGCTAGGGGTGAGGCAACTACTGCTATGCCGCATTTCAGACTAGACGCTAACGCTCCGCTTCGCCGGCCAGTTGTACAGCACCACCGACGCCAGAATCACGCCGTAGGCCACGCCCTGCACCGCCGTGGCGGCCTCCCCGAAATACCAGAACGCCAGCGCGAAGCTCACAATCGGATTCAGATACATCAGGATGCCCACCGTGCCCGAGGGCAGCACGTTCAGGGCGTATAGGTTCAGAAACAGCGGCAGCACCGTAAACACCACGCTCAGCAGCGTCGCTACCAGCAGCAGGTGCGTATCGTGCAGGCCGGCCAGGGGCTGGGCGCCCAGCAGCGGGGCCAGCGGCAGAATCAGGGCGGCGGCCAGGGTAAGCTGCACCGTTAGCAGCACCAGCCGGTCGTAGCCCTGCAGGCGGCGCTGCGTGATGAGGTAGAAGGCGTAGGTGAAGGCCACCACCAAACTCATGCCCACCGTGCGCAGGTCGCCGGCGCCCAGCAACGCGCAGCTCAGGGCGCTCAGCGCAATGGCCGCCCATTGGTTGGGCCGCAGCTTTTCGCGCAGCAGCACAAAGCCCAGCAGCGCCGTCAGGATGGGGCAGATCAGGTAGGCAAACGAGCCGGCCTGCACGCTCACCTGGTTCACCACATAGATAAAGAGCAGCCAGTTGGAAGTCAGCAGCACGCCGCCCAGCCCCGTGCTGACAGCCACCGCGCGGCGCTCCGCCACCGGGGCCGCCTGCCACTGCTGCCACACGGCCCGCACCGCCGCCCGCCGCCCCAGCCCATGAATGAGCAACAGCACCAGCAAGGAAATCAGGATGCGGAAAAACAGGATCTGCCCGCTGGCGTAGCCGTGCAGCCACCGCAGCGGAATCGGGAAGAAGCCCCAGATAAGAAAGGCGGCCAGAGCGGCCAGATGATGACGGGAAAGTTTCAAAGCGAACCGAAAAAGCAAAACAAGCCGCAAAGATACTCCCGAAACCGGCCGGCAACACCGTGCCGGCCGCACAGGCAGAACGCCTCGGTCTGGGGCTCACAAGTCCTGCGCCCCCGCTAACCTGTCACTTCTCTCCTGTTACCTGTTACCTCCTGTACCTTTGCCCCATCATGCTCGATTTCTCTGCCGACCTGCCCGTTCTCACCAGTGGCACCCTGCTGCTGACCCCGCCCGCCCCCGCGCCCGTCCAGACCCT from Hymenobacter canadensis harbors:
- a CDS encoding DUF4230 domain-containing protein, producing the protein MSLPLLIRRLLPLLFLLGLGWFLWTKIGPALSELENPLNPTPRVTVTHNTVLQKVESLGRLELVRYQFKDVVEYKKSTYRFLPDAKVALIVAGNAIGCLDLRKVRAQDVVFEGDSVVRVALPAAELCTWQVDHSQSRVFSVENGFFQDAELVDAGYKYAEANVRRAALQSGILAQTEQNAQQILRPMLETMTGRRVVLTKQMQNPLRPAQR
- a CDS encoding YfhO family protein, which encodes MTTVFSAPAVAPVAVPLWRRVLPHLAAVLVFLALAVLYFSPIVFDGKTLSQHDIVQFNGGAHEAQMYREATDKEALWTNSMFSGMPTYLISTRFPGDLSIYLQKIFTLGLPAVVANLFLALVCGYVLFVALGLSPVVSGVGAIALGFTSYNLVILAAGHNTKSLALAYAPVVLAGLLVAFRRNKWLGTGLFAVGLAMNIRANHLQITYYLLLLVLVFGVVELVYAAREKRLPDFLSRTALLGVAALLAVGVSFGRLYTTIEYGKYSIRGKSELTTPPPTAPGQPAAAPASGDDAVGGSGLDRDYAFGWSYGVGETITLLVPNFYGGASQTKLSDDSATGQALTGLGVPTGQLSEYLKAMPTYWGDQPVTSGPVYVGAIVCFLFVLGLFVADRRTRLWLLVGTILSIVLAWGKNFETFNYLMFDYFPGYNKFRSVSMALVIAQLAMPLLAVLALARVLRSRAAGLPVAGASTHPSLAALAGATTTDAPETADLKRKLLLAGGITVGVCLLALVIGLGADFSSPIDAQLQQQGFPLDALRQDRASLLRSDVFRSIIFIALAFGALWFYLQRKVSAGMAAALVGLLTLVDLWGVDKRYLNDNNFQRETIAQQFVPTAADQQILQDKDKSYRVLNTANPFNEANTSYFHKSIGGYHGAKLRRYQDLIDRQISQNNTQVLSMLNTRYVILPGQPGQQGQPSQPEQVQRNPGALGNAWFVNEIQKVQTPDQEIAALSNLSVATAAVVDVAKFPLAKTSFSAPGSTITLTDYSPDALKYRATATADAFAVFSEIYYADGWNAYLDGKLVPHVRANYVLRAMPVPAGTHTIEFKFEPTEYAIGNTVSLVSSVLLIVVLLGLVVYTVRQPETAPAVV
- a CDS encoding 1-aminocyclopropane-1-carboxylate deaminase/D-cysteine desulfhydrase yields the protein MLLQEIPTDYNARLLLLRDDLAHPELPGNKWRKLKYNLAEAQRQGHHTLLTFGGAFSNHIAAVAAAGRITGLRTIGLIRGEETAPLNPTLARAAADGMALRYLSREAYRRKAEPDFLRELLRETGPAYVVPEGGSNALALPGCAELVTELQAETDFDYLCVACGTGGTLAGLLTGLAPHQQAVGVAALKNGGFLRGEIDTLTQAATGRTFPNYDLRTDYHLGGYARFSPELLRFIQEFEARHGVLLDPIYTGKLLWGVLDLLRQNYFRPGSTVVAVHTGGLQGWAGFRQRFGALSAWWPAGH
- a CDS encoding regulatory protein RecX; this translates as MNSFEKKKKFYTPAEALQKIAAFCAYQERNQKEVESKLREYGLDEDEAGEIIIKLSRENLLDEERFAKAYVRGHYRTKKWGRRRIVQELKQKGISDYCIKSGLKEIDGDEYYQNLVDVLEKKDRQEKERNPRLRRQKIQLFLTGKGFEQDLIKMALDDLGKAPEEDDDE
- a CDS encoding DMT family transporter, with the protein product MLTPGVRYMLLSTLAFALLNVCVKMLPHLPPLEIIFFRSVLSLALSYGALRQLRVRPWGEPGTRFYLVSRGATGALGLALYFYTLQVLPLASAVTLQYLAPIFTAILGIFLVKEQVRPWQWVFFLVSFAGVVVVKGVDTRIAPLYLALSVASGLCAGLAYNAIRRLGNRAHPLVTVLYSQLVVLPFCAAYCLLRWTTPVGWHDWGLLLLIGLLTQVSQVYKTKAYQAGSLASISSLDYLGLVYALGLGYTFFGETFGLPSYLGMALVLLGVALNAAYAYRQARRPLPVVEEIAA
- a CDS encoding EamA family transporter; this encodes MKLSRHHLAALAAFLIWGFFPIPLRWLHGYASGQILFFRILISLLVLLLIHGLGRRAAVRAVWQQWQAAPVAERRAVAVSTGLGGVLLTSNWLLFIYVVNQVSVQAGSFAYLICPILTALLGFVLLREKLRPNQWAAIALSALSCALLGAGDLRTVGMSLVVAFTYAFYLITQRRLQGYDRLVLLTVQLTLAAALILPLAPLLGAQPLAGLHDTHLLLVATLLSVVFTVLPLFLNLYALNVLPSGTVGILMYLNPIVSFALAFWYFGEAATAVQGVAYGVILASVVLYNWPAKRSVSV